Proteins from a single region of Lysinibacillus sp. JNUCC-52:
- a CDS encoding motility associated factor glycosyltransferase family protein, translating to MTHEIKYIDTKTGKKTIEFDSYLLHSKYDPIKEAQRIAEKEYTENFLHIVFGYGCGYLVDELKKLIDDEVIIVIDPFKEELNLNGDTIYGIDQIEEFQTQLSSSLENLSREIKVICSLNYEKIAPEFYKEVLQCVKDVQRSNQVDENTIRLGSESWQENYVKNLPLLMKDCPLTHIEKLKDTPVVIASGGPSLIKQLPLLQSIRNNIILVAAGSTINSLLEHNIEPDYVVTIDGSEANYHHFENISIKNAKLIYGLSSNYKIQYEWTNERYAFLTTGDVKVQKIIEDKYGVELPLIAGGGSVANFTLTVARKLSSGPIALIGQDLAYTNLQTHASGNKFAMEIDDAFLKNRDAFETEGYYEDKVMTDYPLHSMKLAFEDLIKFLPNSSTIFNCTEGGVKIKGFEQIEFKEFCEAYAKNPKVIIKQLNTIGKKWDIIHLGLEEEIRVYKSIDQRLKDIILKLKQDRLKKFFSTQTIKLLDNMDKFLSEKLDYLMFDRIADPLIADVLRNYKGKKSENDEEKFDRVFNQNLELYCRLQEAVSKTKTYTEEAIKLGDELNARINGSNREL from the coding sequence TTGACTCATGAAATTAAATATATTGATACGAAAACGGGAAAAAAGACAATAGAATTTGATAGTTACTTATTACATAGTAAATACGATCCTATAAAAGAGGCACAAAGAATTGCCGAAAAGGAATACACAGAAAATTTCCTACATATCGTTTTTGGTTATGGCTGCGGCTACTTAGTTGATGAATTAAAAAAATTGATAGATGATGAAGTAATTATAGTAATTGATCCATTTAAGGAAGAGTTAAATTTAAATGGTGATACAATTTATGGAATAGACCAGATAGAAGAATTTCAAACCCAATTATCTTCTAGTTTAGAAAATTTAAGTAGAGAAATTAAAGTGATTTGTAGTTTAAATTACGAGAAAATCGCCCCTGAATTTTATAAAGAGGTATTACAATGTGTAAAAGATGTTCAGCGATCAAATCAAGTAGATGAAAATACGATTCGTTTAGGTAGCGAAAGTTGGCAAGAAAACTACGTGAAAAATTTACCTTTATTAATGAAGGATTGCCCTCTTACGCATATTGAAAAATTAAAAGATACACCTGTAGTTATAGCATCAGGAGGACCTTCATTAATTAAACAGCTTCCTCTGCTACAAAGTATTCGGAATAATATTATTTTAGTAGCAGCAGGGTCTACGATCAATTCTTTACTTGAGCATAATATAGAACCTGACTATGTAGTAACGATAGATGGTAGTGAAGCAAACTATCATCATTTTGAGAATATTTCTATAAAAAACGCAAAATTAATTTATGGACTATCAAGTAATTATAAAATTCAATATGAATGGACAAACGAGAGATATGCTTTTTTAACGACTGGAGATGTGAAAGTTCAAAAAATTATAGAAGATAAGTATGGAGTCGAATTACCATTAATAGCTGGCGGAGGTTCTGTTGCCAATTTTACTTTAACTGTGGCTAGAAAATTGTCATCTGGTCCGATTGCATTAATTGGGCAAGATTTAGCATATACTAATTTACAAACTCATGCTAGTGGTAATAAGTTTGCTATGGAAATCGATGACGCATTTTTAAAAAATCGAGATGCCTTTGAAACGGAAGGTTATTATGAGGATAAAGTAATGACGGATTATCCCCTGCATTCGATGAAATTAGCTTTTGAGGACTTAATAAAGTTTTTACCAAATAGCTCTACTATTTTTAACTGTACAGAAGGTGGAGTGAAAATAAAGGGATTCGAACAAATTGAGTTCAAAGAATTTTGTGAAGCATATGCCAAAAATCCAAAAGTGATAATAAAACAGCTAAATACAATCGGTAAAAAATGGGATATTATTCATCTTGGGTTAGAAGAAGAAATACGAGTATATAAGTCAATTGATCAAAGGTTGAAAGATATAATATTAAAATTAAAACAAGATCGATTGAAAAAGTTCTTTTCTACACAAACAATTAAATTACTTGATAATATGGATAAATTCCTAAGTGAAAAGCTAGATTATTTGATGTTTGATAGGATAGCGGATCCTTTAATAGCAGATGTTCTGAGAAATTATAAAGGCAAAAAAAGTGAAAATGATGAAGAGAAATTTGACAGAGTTTTTAATCAAAATTTAGAATTATATTGCCGTTTACAAGAGGCTGTATCGAAAACTAAAACTTATACTGAAGAAGCAATCAAGTTAGGGGATGAATTAAATGCTAGAATTAATGGAAGTAATCGAGAGTTATAA
- a CDS encoding flagellin N-terminal helical domain-containing protein, whose translation MRIQHNISALNTHRNLTFNNTEASKNLEKLSSGYKVNRAGDDAAGLAISEKMRGQIRGLDMATKNAQDSISLIQTAEGALNETHSILQRMRELAVQSANDTNVDADRGALQKEVDALVSEIDRISTDTEFNTQKLLNGSFKSKVFHIGANSNQNLKLTIGNMGSKSLGLSGIKIDKQSLANKSIKTVNDALEKVSTERSKLGAVQNRLEHTINNLGATSENLTAAESRIRDTDMAKEMMGFTKNNILMQAAQSMLAQANQQPQGVLQLLQ comes from the coding sequence ATGAGAATTCAACACAACATTTCAGCTTTAAACACACACCGTAACCTTACTTTCAACAACACTGAAGCTTCAAAAAACCTTGAGAAATTATCTTCTGGTTACAAAGTAAACCGTGCTGGCGATGACGCTGCAGGTTTAGCAATCTCTGAAAAAATGCGCGGACAAATCCGTGGTCTTGATATGGCTACTAAAAACGCTCAAGACTCAATTTCTTTAATCCAAACTGCTGAGGGTGCACTTAACGAAACTCACTCTATCCTACAACGTATGCGTGAATTAGCAGTACAATCTGCGAATGATACAAACGTTGATGCAGACCGTGGAGCTCTACAAAAAGAAGTAGATGCACTTGTATCAGAAATCGACCGTATTTCTACTGATACTGAGTTCAACACGCAAAAACTATTAAATGGTTCATTTAAATCAAAAGTATTCCATATCGGTGCTAACTCTAACCAAAACTTAAAGTTAACTATCGGAAATATGGGTTCTAAATCATTAGGCTTGTCAGGTATTAAAATCGATAAACAATCTTTAGCTAATAAATCAATTAAAACAGTTAATGATGCACTAGAAAAAGTATCAACAGAGCGTTCTAAACTAGGTGCTGTTCAAAATCGTCTAGAGCACACAATCAACAACTTAGGTGCTACTTCTGAAAACTTAACAGCTGCTGAATCACGTATCCGTGACACAGATATGGCGAAAGAAATGATGGGCTTCACTAAGAACAATATCTTAATGCAAGCTGCTCAATCTATGTTAGCTCAAGCTAACCAACAACCACAAGGCGTTCTTCAATTATTACAATAA
- the csrA gene encoding carbon storage regulator CsrA, with protein MLVLSRKKDESIMIGDQIEIKILAVEGDQIKLGIVAPKKVKVHRSEVFEAIQAQNKEALASSSTFLNQLKKK; from the coding sequence ATGCTAGTACTTTCTCGAAAAAAAGATGAGTCTATTATGATAGGCGATCAAATCGAAATAAAAATATTAGCTGTCGAAGGTGACCAAATTAAACTTGGAATAGTTGCGCCTAAAAAAGTAAAAGTACATCGTTCGGAAGTTTTCGAAGCTATTCAAGCGCAAAATAAAGAAGCACTTGCTTCATCTTCGACTTTTTTAAATCAGCTGAAGAAAAAATAG
- the fliW gene encoding flagellar assembly protein FliW, with the protein MKIATKFLGEVEIVEQDILTFEHGLLGLEEEKEFVLLPIDADLPLALLQSIQHVEIGFVVAYPFAFKKDYSFDISEEDREQLQIDKQEDVLPYAIVTMKETFQESTINLLAPVILNINKKRGKQIVLQDNKAYPLRYPMLPLEGSAK; encoded by the coding sequence ATGAAAATTGCTACTAAATTTTTAGGAGAAGTCGAAATCGTTGAACAAGATATCCTGACATTTGAACATGGCTTATTAGGATTAGAAGAAGAAAAAGAGTTCGTATTGCTTCCAATTGATGCAGACTTGCCCCTTGCATTACTTCAATCTATTCAACATGTAGAAATCGGCTTTGTCGTTGCCTATCCATTTGCATTCAAAAAAGATTATAGCTTTGACATTAGCGAAGAGGATCGCGAGCAATTACAAATTGATAAACAAGAAGATGTTCTTCCATATGCCATTGTCACAATGAAAGAAACATTCCAAGAGTCTACAATAAACTTATTAGCACCAGTTATTTTAAATATAAATAAAAAACGTGGGAAACAAATCGTTCTCCAAGACAATAAAGCATATCCATTACGCTATCCGATGCTGCCATTGGAAGGAAGTGCGAAATAA
- a CDS encoding DUF6470 family protein, which produces MRLPQIQIRTTDAQIDLNIAKPQQYIKQPSATQHIEQPAAILEINTTRSVLKIDSSQARRDLGLIGPLESSANYAQKGKQEAMKGMARRAREGRQMMEGAGKDQGRATIQNIAKQNHGPHRVQFNVKFVPSVGSVKIDYTPGTTDVNIQRREPIIDAQVNKPIHEYTPGKVTGTMIQRPDVDIDVIV; this is translated from the coding sequence ATGAGACTCCCACAAATCCAAATTCGTACAACGGACGCACAAATTGACCTTAATATTGCTAAGCCACAGCAATACATTAAACAACCAAGTGCTACGCAGCATATTGAACAGCCTGCTGCAATACTCGAGATTAATACAACACGCAGTGTGCTGAAAATTGATTCATCTCAAGCAAGACGTGACTTAGGCTTAATTGGACCATTAGAATCAAGTGCAAATTATGCGCAAAAAGGGAAACAAGAGGCAATGAAGGGCATGGCACGAAGAGCAAGGGAAGGTCGGCAAATGATGGAGGGCGCTGGCAAAGATCAAGGTAGGGCAACGATTCAAAATATCGCCAAGCAAAACCACGGCCCCCATCGCGTTCAATTCAATGTAAAATTTGTACCGTCTGTTGGATCTGTGAAAATTGACTATACACCAGGCACAACCGACGTCAATATTCAGCGTAGAGAACCAATAATTGACGCCCAAGTGAACAAACCGATCCATGAATACACACCAGGTAAAGTAACTGGTACAATGATACAAAGACCAGACGTTGACATTGATGTCATCGTTTAA
- the flgL gene encoding flagellar hook-associated protein FlgL, whose product MRVTQSMLSNNMLLNLNNSYGKMSKLQDQITSGSKITRPSDDPVVAVKGMGYRRDLGKVEQYSRNMNEVNNWLDTSDESLNQVGEQMKKVRELVIQAANDTNTPDERAKIKSEIDQIQKQLQDVANTKIGDRYIFSGTKTGQPLFINGTLNNANVNSEDVKIEVYEGIEMKVNTAGVDLFKSVDDMMSKISGLLDPNRIPLATSEEISSTLGGVTSNSTTDDITTMHNKILEAQADVGARQNRVELMENRLSIREISVTKQLSNNEDVDYSKAITEMVTSESIHQAALSVGAKIIQQSLVDFIR is encoded by the coding sequence ATGCGCGTAACACAATCCATGTTATCGAATAACATGCTTCTAAACTTAAATAATAGCTACGGAAAAATGTCCAAGCTACAAGACCAAATCACTTCAGGCTCTAAAATCACAAGACCTTCAGACGACCCTGTTGTAGCAGTAAAAGGGATGGGCTACCGACGTGATTTAGGTAAAGTAGAACAGTATTCACGTAATATGAATGAGGTTAATAATTGGCTGGATACATCGGATGAATCATTAAATCAAGTGGGCGAACAAATGAAGAAAGTCCGTGAACTTGTTATTCAAGCAGCGAACGATACAAATACACCAGATGAACGAGCAAAGATTAAATCTGAGATTGACCAAATTCAAAAACAGCTTCAGGATGTGGCCAATACGAAAATTGGAGACCGCTATATATTCAGTGGTACAAAAACAGGACAACCATTATTCATAAATGGCACACTTAACAATGCGAATGTCAATTCCGAAGATGTTAAGATTGAAGTATATGAGGGTATTGAAATGAAAGTCAATACTGCTGGTGTGGATTTATTTAAAAGTGTTGATGACATGATGAGCAAAATTTCAGGTTTGTTAGATCCAAATCGAATTCCTCTTGCAACAAGTGAAGAAATCAGCTCTACATTAGGTGGCGTTACAAGTAATAGTACAACTGATGATATTACAACAATGCACAATAAAATTCTCGAAGCACAGGCAGATGTTGGTGCGCGTCAAAACCGTGTGGAATTAATGGAAAACCGCTTATCAATCCGAGAAATCAGCGTAACGAAGCAATTGTCGAATAACGAGGACGTTGATTATTCAAAAGCTATTACAGAAATGGTAACGTCAGAATCGATTCATCAGGCAGCATTGTCTGTCGGCGCTAAAATTATTCAACAATCTTTAGTTGATTTTATTAGATAA
- the flgK gene encoding flagellar hook-associated protein FlgK: MRSTFMGLETSRSGLFTQQSALYTTGHNISNANTLGYSRQRVNMQATPGFPTAGLNTPNYPGHMGTGVETGSIQRIRDEFIDRQYRQETNKLGYWESRSNAISQMEDIMDEPSQYGLNAALEQFWKGLQDVSTGPENAASRKVAIERANHLAESFNYIDTQLKTIQGNLGNEISVSTNRINSLLKQIASINKQVQEVEPNGHVPNDLYDARDVLIDELNSYIPVSIERVPSGGLASSVAEGSVTITFKPYGTNTAIKLVNGKDAASIEVNSGTTQIDGTDLSKVFTSINVVGTGTADSGTITYDQLEPGKGKLLSLINSYGYQDGANVKGYYPETMASLDKLASEFANVFNAMHKQGYDLTGAQSTIDFFEPIDNTKPMSAGNIKVNADLLKDPSKLAASSKPNEEGNGKWALELSNIQSKVQANLDGATFNTFYQGIIGKLGVDGEEAARLNATSETLLVTISNSRASITSVSLDEEMTNMITFQQAYNANARMITVIDETLDKIINGMGRVGI; the protein is encoded by the coding sequence ATGCGCTCAACATTTATGGGCTTAGAAACTAGTAGAAGCGGTTTATTTACACAACAATCTGCTTTATATACAACAGGTCATAATATTTCAAATGCCAACACACTAGGTTACTCACGCCAACGAGTAAACATGCAAGCTACACCAGGTTTTCCAACAGCCGGTTTAAACACGCCTAATTACCCTGGACATATGGGAACAGGGGTAGAGACAGGATCTATTCAACGTATTCGCGATGAATTTATTGACCGTCAATATCGTCAGGAAACAAACAAGTTAGGTTATTGGGAATCACGTTCAAATGCTATTTCTCAAATGGAAGATATTATGGACGAACCTTCTCAGTACGGTTTAAACGCAGCATTAGAACAGTTCTGGAAAGGTCTACAAGATGTTAGTACAGGTCCAGAAAATGCGGCATCACGTAAAGTAGCTATCGAACGTGCCAACCATTTAGCCGAATCATTTAACTATATCGATACGCAATTAAAAACAATTCAAGGTAACTTAGGTAACGAAATTAGTGTTTCGACAAACCGCATCAATTCCTTACTAAAGCAAATTGCTTCTATTAATAAGCAAGTGCAAGAGGTTGAGCCAAATGGTCATGTTCCAAATGATTTATATGATGCTCGCGATGTGTTAATTGATGAATTAAATAGTTACATCCCAGTCTCAATTGAACGCGTTCCTTCGGGTGGACTTGCTTCAAGTGTAGCTGAAGGCAGTGTAACTATTACATTTAAACCATATGGCACAAACACAGCTATTAAATTAGTGAATGGTAAAGATGCTGCTAGCATTGAAGTAAATAGTGGAACTACACAAATTGATGGAACGGATTTATCAAAAGTATTTACGAGCATCAATGTAGTTGGCACAGGTACAGCTGACTCAGGCACGATTACATATGACCAGTTAGAGCCTGGCAAAGGTAAATTATTATCATTGATCAACTCTTATGGATATCAAGATGGAGCAAATGTTAAAGGCTATTATCCAGAAACGATGGCTAGCCTCGACAAACTTGCTTCAGAATTTGCAAATGTCTTTAATGCGATGCATAAGCAAGGGTATGATTTAACAGGTGCTCAAAGTACAATCGATTTCTTTGAACCAATTGATAATACAAAACCGATGTCTGCAGGAAATATTAAAGTGAATGCTGACCTTTTAAAAGATCCTTCAAAATTGGCTGCATCTAGCAAACCAAATGAAGAAGGGAACGGTAAATGGGCACTTGAGCTTTCAAATATCCAATCAAAAGTTCAAGCAAATTTAGACGGCGCAACATTTAATACATTCTATCAAGGAATCATTGGTAAGCTCGGTGTCGATGGAGAAGAAGCAGCGCGCCTAAACGCCACTTCTGAAACACTACTTGTGACAATCAGCAACAGCCGTGCTTCCATCACTTCGGTATCGCTTGATGAAGAAATGACGAATATGATTACATTCCAACAAGCGTATAACGCAAATGCTCGTATGATTACTGTTATCGATGAAACATTAGACAAAATCATTAACGGCATGGGCCGAGTAGGAATTTAA
- a CDS encoding flagellar protein FlgN: MTVETICSTLTILERMHKSLLELAFRKTEIIKAGDIEALDQMLKDEQAHVAAIDKLEQQRQVQVTEYLKAKGIALTDKMSVADVIDAAELETEKEALSAVRNRLMLIINDLRKQNELNQKMVFQSLQFVNLTLDALRPRPEQINYSGREVRGTNTVAKKSYFDSQA, translated from the coding sequence ATGACTGTAGAAACAATTTGTTCTACATTAACAATATTAGAGAGAATGCATAAAAGCTTACTCGAACTAGCCTTTAGAAAAACAGAAATTATTAAAGCTGGCGATATCGAAGCACTAGACCAAATGCTCAAGGATGAGCAGGCACATGTAGCGGCCATTGATAAGCTCGAGCAACAGCGTCAGGTACAGGTAACCGAATACCTTAAAGCAAAAGGAATTGCTTTAACTGACAAAATGTCTGTTGCTGATGTCATCGATGCTGCTGAACTAGAAACTGAAAAAGAAGCACTTTCAGCTGTTCGCAATCGACTAATGCTCATCATTAATGATTTACGAAAACAAAACGAACTCAATCAAAAAATGGTATTCCAATCATTACAATTTGTCAATCTAACATTAGATGCCCTACGCCCACGCCCAGAGCAAATAAATTACTCTGGTCGTGAGGTGCGTGGCACGAATACAGTAGCCAAAAAATCGTACTTCGATTCACAAGCTTAA